Proteins from a single region of Streptomyces sp. TN58:
- a CDS encoding amidohydrolase has translation MSRESQTLQPVVSDRPELPGKLPDHLRTELIAFRRDLHMHPELGHQEFRTTAAIKARLEKAGLRPRVLKSGTGLICDVGTWDGGRPMLALRADIDALPIPDTKTHVAYRSTAPDRAHACGHDVHTAVVLGAGLVLAELDRQGLLPRPVRLLFQPAEEVLPGGATDAIESGVLDGVGRIVAVHCDPRVDAGRIGLRPGPITSACDRLEVTLTGSGGHTARPHLTTDLVTAAARVAVDAPALLARRMDARSGMSVTWGRIESGHACNVIPMHAELSGTVRCLDLAAWHEAPDMIHAAIDEIATMHGAKFEINHVRGVPPVVNDPVITELLREAMGARRGAESVEDTEQSLGGEDFSWYLEHVPGAMARLGVRTPGDTAKRDLHRGDFDVDEDAIAVGVEFFTAAALLDGHRTGRG, from the coding sequence ATGTCCCGCGAGTCCCAGACCCTCCAGCCCGTCGTGTCCGACCGGCCCGAGCTGCCCGGCAAACTTCCGGACCACCTGCGCACCGAACTGATCGCCTTCCGCCGGGACTTGCACATGCACCCGGAGCTCGGACACCAGGAATTCCGCACCACCGCGGCGATCAAGGCCAGGCTTGAGAAGGCCGGTCTGCGACCACGGGTCCTGAAGTCCGGCACCGGCCTGATCTGTGACGTGGGCACCTGGGACGGGGGCCGGCCGATGCTGGCCCTGCGCGCGGACATCGACGCCCTGCCCATCCCGGACACCAAGACGCACGTCGCGTACCGCTCGACCGCCCCGGACCGCGCCCACGCCTGCGGGCACGACGTGCACACCGCCGTCGTGCTCGGCGCCGGACTCGTCCTCGCCGAGCTCGACCGGCAGGGGCTCCTGCCCCGGCCCGTACGGCTGCTCTTCCAGCCCGCCGAGGAGGTGCTGCCCGGCGGCGCCACGGACGCCATCGAGTCCGGGGTGCTGGACGGAGTGGGCCGGATCGTCGCCGTCCACTGCGACCCCCGGGTCGACGCCGGCCGGATCGGGCTGCGGCCCGGTCCGATCACCTCCGCCTGCGACCGGCTGGAGGTCACCCTCACCGGATCCGGCGGGCACACCGCCCGACCGCACCTGACCACCGACCTGGTGACGGCCGCCGCCCGCGTGGCCGTCGACGCGCCGGCCCTGCTCGCCCGCCGGATGGACGCCCGCTCGGGCATGTCGGTCACCTGGGGCCGGATCGAGTCCGGACACGCCTGCAACGTGATCCCGATGCACGCCGAGCTGTCCGGAACCGTACGGTGCCTGGACCTCGCCGCCTGGCACGAGGCGCCGGACATGATCCACGCGGCGATCGACGAGATCGCGACCATGCACGGGGCCAAGTTCGAGATCAACCACGTGCGCGGCGTGCCGCCGGTGGTCAACGACCCGGTGATCACGGAACTGCTGCGCGAGGCGATGGGGGCCCGCCGGGGAGCGGAGTCGGTCGAGGACACCGAGCAGAGCCTGGGCGGGGAGGACTTCTCCTGGTACCTGGAGCACGTGCCGGGCGCCATGGCCCGTCTCGGGGTCCGTACGCCGGGCGACACGGCCAAGCGCGATCTGCACCGCGGGGACTTCGACGTGGACGAGGACGCCATCGCCGTGGGGGTCGAGTTCTTCACGGCCGCGGCACTTCTCGACGGCCACCGCACGGGGCGGGGATGA
- a CDS encoding thymidine phosphorylase, whose protein sequence is MDVISVIRTKRDRGELSPEQIDWVIDAYTRGVVADEQMSALAMAILLNGMNRTEIARWTAAMIASGERMNFDALSRPTADKHSTGGVGDKITLPLAPLVAACGAAVPQLSGRGLGHTGGTLDKLESIPGWRALLSNEEMMHVLDTTGAVICAAGDGLAPADKKLYALRDVTGTVEAIPLIASSIMSKKIAEGTGSLVLDVKVGSGAFMKNIEDARELARTMVGLGTDSGVKTVALLTDMSTPLGLTAGNALEVRESVEVLAGGGPADVVELTIALAKEMLDAAGIKDADPAKALADGSAMDHWRRMIAAQGGDPDAALPVAREQHVVTAPESGVLTRLDAYGVGVGAWRLGAGRARKEDPVQAGAGIELHAKPGDTVTAGQPLMTLHTDTPEKFDYALAALDGSFDIAAAGTAFAATPIVLDRIA, encoded by the coding sequence ATGGACGTCATCTCCGTCATCCGGACCAAGCGGGACCGCGGTGAGCTGAGCCCCGAGCAGATCGACTGGGTCATCGACGCCTACACCCGCGGCGTCGTGGCCGACGAGCAGATGTCCGCGCTGGCGATGGCCATCCTGCTCAACGGCATGAACCGCACCGAGATCGCCCGCTGGACGGCGGCGATGATCGCCTCCGGCGAGCGCATGAACTTCGACGCGCTGTCCCGTCCCACCGCCGACAAGCACTCCACGGGCGGCGTCGGCGACAAGATCACCCTCCCGCTGGCCCCGCTCGTCGCCGCGTGCGGCGCCGCCGTGCCGCAGCTGTCGGGCCGCGGCCTCGGCCACACCGGCGGCACCCTCGACAAGCTGGAGTCCATCCCCGGCTGGCGCGCACTGCTTTCCAACGAGGAGATGATGCACGTCCTCGACACCACCGGCGCGGTCATCTGCGCGGCGGGCGACGGCCTGGCCCCGGCCGACAAGAAGCTGTACGCGCTGCGCGACGTCACCGGCACGGTCGAGGCGATCCCGCTGATCGCCTCCTCGATCATGTCGAAGAAGATCGCCGAGGGCACGGGCTCGCTCGTCCTGGACGTCAAGGTCGGCTCCGGCGCCTTCATGAAGAACATCGAGGACGCTCGCGAGCTGGCCCGCACCATGGTCGGCCTCGGCACCGACTCGGGCGTCAAGACCGTCGCGCTCCTCACGGACATGTCCACCCCGCTCGGCCTGACCGCCGGCAACGCCCTCGAAGTCCGCGAGTCGGTCGAGGTCCTGGCGGGCGGCGGCCCCGCCGACGTCGTCGAGCTGACCATCGCGCTGGCCAAGGAGATGCTGGACGCGGCGGGCATCAAGGACGCCGACCCGGCGAAGGCCCTGGCCGACGGCTCCGCGATGGACCACTGGCGCCGGATGATCGCGGCCCAGGGCGGCGACCCGGACGCGGCCCTCCCGGTCGCACGCGAGCAGCACGTCGTCACCGCCCCCGAGTCGGGCGTCCTGACCCGCCTGGACGCGTACGGCGTGGGTGTCGGCGCCTGGCGCCTCGGTGCGGGCCGCGCCCGCAAGGAGGACCCGGTGCAGGCGGGCGCCGGCATCGAGCTGCACGCGAAGCCGGGCGACACCGTCACGGCCGGCCAGCCGCTGATGACCCTGCACACGGACACCCCGGAGAAGTTCGACTACGCCCTGGCGGCGCTGGACGGCTCCTTCGACATCGCCGCGGCCGGTACGGCCTTCGCCGCCACGCCGATCGTCCTGGACCGCATCGCCTGA
- a CDS encoding BMP family lipoprotein yields MRRITRIATVGIASAALALSATACGGKKSSDASSSPSESGQKSAAIAYDVGGRGDQSFNDAAYAGLKKAESDLKIKSAEAEPTDGEGEADKVQRLTELARKGNNPVIGVGFAYAPAIKKVAPKFPNTTFGIIDDTQVTGPNVANMVFNEEQGSYLAGVAAAKASKTGTVGFIGGVEVPLIKKFEAGFVQGVKDTNPNAKVLTQYLTQPPNMEGFSKPDLGKAAAQGQLDAGADVIYAAAGLAGSGAIEAASAKGKWAIGVDSDQYNQAGLAKYKDSILTSVTKDVSDSVFNLIKSVDDGKPTTGEIRYGLDKDGVGLADSNPKYKEMTDLIAAVEKAKADIIAKKITVKTAP; encoded by the coding sequence TTGCGCCGGATCACCAGGATCGCCACCGTGGGCATCGCGTCCGCGGCGCTGGCCCTCTCGGCCACCGCCTGTGGCGGTAAGAAGTCCTCTGACGCCTCCTCCTCCCCCTCGGAGTCGGGTCAGAAGTCCGCAGCCATCGCGTACGACGTTGGTGGCCGCGGCGACCAGTCGTTCAACGACGCCGCCTACGCCGGTCTGAAGAAGGCCGAATCGGACCTGAAGATCAAGAGTGCCGAGGCGGAGCCCACCGACGGCGAGGGCGAGGCCGACAAGGTCCAGCGCCTCACCGAGCTCGCCCGCAAGGGCAACAACCCGGTCATCGGCGTCGGATTCGCCTACGCCCCGGCCATCAAGAAGGTCGCGCCGAAGTTCCCGAACACCACGTTCGGCATCATCGACGACACCCAGGTGACCGGCCCGAACGTCGCCAACATGGTCTTCAACGAGGAGCAGGGCTCCTACCTGGCCGGCGTCGCCGCCGCCAAGGCGTCCAAGACCGGCACGGTCGGCTTCATCGGCGGTGTCGAGGTTCCGCTGATCAAGAAGTTCGAGGCGGGCTTCGTCCAGGGCGTGAAGGACACCAACCCGAACGCCAAGGTGCTCACCCAGTACCTCACCCAGCCGCCGAACATGGAGGGCTTCTCCAAGCCCGACCTGGGCAAGGCCGCCGCGCAGGGCCAGCTCGACGCGGGCGCCGACGTGATCTACGCCGCCGCCGGCCTCGCCGGCTCCGGTGCCATCGAGGCCGCTTCCGCCAAGGGCAAGTGGGCCATCGGCGTCGACTCCGACCAGTACAACCAGGCCGGTCTGGCGAAGTACAAGGACTCCATCCTGACCTCGGTCACCAAGGACGTCTCGGACTCCGTCTTCAACCTGATCAAGTCGGTCGACGACGGCAAGCCCACCACCGGTGAGATCCGCTACGGCCTGGACAAGGACGGCGTCGGCCTGGCCGACTCCAACCCGAAGTACAAGGAGATGACCGACCTCATCGCCGCGGTGGAGAAGGCCAAGGCCGACATCATCGCCAAGAAGATCACGGTCAAGACCGCCCCGTAA
- a CDS encoding ABC transporter permease: protein MKTFDKDRLMLAIAGPLLALVSAFVLTMIVLAATGINPIEPLRIMVENGGYEDVQILIVNQTGTYYLAALAVAIGFRMNLFNIGVDGQYRLAAMISALVGTAVTLPGPLHILVIVVVAMLTGAFWSGIAGVLKAKRGVSEVVSTIMLNAIATSLIAWLILPKNLGVQVEGSNDLTTGEIAESGWFPAVSMGDSGEIYGFTFIAFALGVVYWFVLNRTRFGFDLRASGASESAAAASGVDSKKMIITAMLISGAVAGLSGMPVLLGETHTYNLGFPVGVGFTGITIALLGRNSPVGMLFAALLMAFIDKASAGLDTEGYAREIGTIMKGLIVIAVVVSYELIRRYGIRRQQQKVGEELAAGHAMKTEKEAAA from the coding sequence ATGAAGACATTCGACAAGGACCGGCTGATGCTCGCCATCGCCGGGCCCCTGCTCGCGCTGGTCAGCGCCTTCGTGCTGACCATGATCGTGCTGGCGGCGACGGGCATCAACCCGATCGAGCCGCTGCGCATCATGGTCGAGAACGGCGGCTACGAGGACGTCCAGATCCTCATCGTCAACCAGACCGGCACGTACTACCTGGCAGCCCTGGCCGTCGCCATCGGCTTCCGGATGAACCTCTTCAACATCGGCGTCGACGGCCAGTACCGCCTCGCCGCGATGATCTCCGCGCTGGTCGGCACGGCCGTAACGCTGCCCGGCCCGCTGCACATCCTGGTGATCGTCGTCGTCGCGATGCTGACCGGTGCCTTCTGGTCCGGTATCGCGGGTGTCCTGAAGGCCAAGCGAGGCGTCAGCGAGGTCGTCTCGACGATCATGCTCAACGCCATCGCCACCAGCCTCATCGCCTGGCTGATCCTTCCGAAGAACCTCGGCGTGCAGGTGGAGGGCTCCAACGACCTCACCACCGGTGAGATCGCCGAGTCCGGCTGGTTCCCGGCCGTCTCCATGGGCGACTCGGGGGAGATCTACGGCTTCACCTTCATCGCCTTCGCCCTCGGCGTCGTCTACTGGTTCGTGCTCAACCGCACCCGCTTCGGCTTCGACCTGCGCGCCAGCGGCGCCAGCGAGTCCGCCGCGGCGGCCTCCGGCGTCGACTCCAAGAAGATGATCATCACCGCGATGCTCATCTCCGGTGCCGTCGCCGGCCTGTCCGGCATGCCGGTGCTGCTGGGCGAGACCCACACGTACAACCTCGGCTTCCCCGTGGGCGTCGGCTTCACCGGCATCACCATCGCCCTGCTCGGCCGCAACAGCCCCGTCGGCATGCTCTTCGCCGCCCTCCTGATGGCCTTCATCGACAAGGCGTCCGCCGGCCTCGACACGGAGGGTTACGCCAGGGAGATCGGCACGATCATGAAGGGCCTGATCGTGATCGCCGTCGTCGTCTCCTACGAGCTGATCCGCCGCTACGGCATCCGCCGTCAGCAGCAGAAGGTCGGCGAGGAGCTGGCCGCGGGCCACGCCATGAAGACCGAGAAGGAGGCCGCGGCGTGA
- a CDS encoding ABC transporter permease has protein sequence MSASTVSTKKAAPAPGGRKKLTLPWILLIIAGGLALVSLVRVISGANDLTSVGQVSGALSLAVPIGLAGLGGLWAERAGVVNIGLEGMMILGTWFGAWAGYQWGPWTGVLVGIVGGAVGGLLHAIITVTFNVNHIVSGVAINILALGFTQYLSNFTFAEAPGGSSKQSPQVEPITKITIPGLSDWMADLQAQHWFFVSDLAGVIGGLITEISLLTIVALLLIPATWWVLWRTSFGLRLRSCGENPIAAESLGVNVYKYKYIAVVVSGALAGLGGVYLCEVASPIYQEGQTGGRGYIGLAAMIFGNWMPGGMALGAGLFGFIDSLKLRGGAENVHAMLLLIAILLVIVCVWQLYKKKYIQAGISAAFAALLFVWYATTDQVPSQFVDAAPYLTTLLVLALSAQRLRMPKADGMPYRKGQGK, from the coding sequence GTGAGCGCCAGCACCGTTTCCACGAAGAAGGCGGCGCCCGCCCCGGGCGGCCGCAAGAAGCTCACCCTGCCCTGGATCCTGCTGATCATCGCGGGCGGCCTCGCGCTCGTCTCGCTGGTCCGTGTGATCTCCGGGGCCAACGACCTCACCTCCGTCGGCCAGGTCTCCGGCGCCCTCTCCCTCGCCGTGCCGATCGGCCTGGCCGGTCTCGGCGGCCTGTGGGCCGAGCGCGCGGGCGTCGTCAACATCGGTCTCGAAGGCATGATGATCCTCGGCACCTGGTTCGGTGCCTGGGCCGGCTACCAGTGGGGCCCCTGGACCGGTGTGCTCGTCGGCATCGTCGGCGGCGCCGTCGGCGGCCTGCTGCACGCGATCATCACGGTCACGTTCAACGTCAACCACATCGTCTCGGGTGTGGCCATCAACATCCTGGCGCTGGGCTTCACCCAGTACCTGTCGAACTTCACGTTCGCCGAGGCCCCGGGCGGCTCCTCCAAGCAGTCCCCGCAGGTCGAGCCGATCACCAAGATCACCATTCCGGGCCTCTCGGACTGGATGGCCGACCTCCAGGCCCAGCACTGGTTCTTCGTCTCGGACCTCGCCGGCGTCATCGGCGGCCTGATCACCGAGATCTCGCTGCTGACCATCGTGGCCCTGCTGCTGATCCCCGCCACCTGGTGGGTGCTGTGGCGGACGTCCTTCGGTCTGCGCCTGCGCTCCTGCGGTGAGAACCCGATCGCCGCCGAGTCCCTCGGCGTCAACGTCTACAAGTACAAGTACATCGCCGTGGTCGTCTCCGGCGCCCTCGCCGGCCTCGGCGGCGTGTACCTGTGCGAGGTCGCCAGCCCCATCTACCAGGAGGGCCAGACCGGCGGCCGCGGCTACATCGGCCTCGCCGCGATGATCTTCGGCAACTGGATGCCGGGCGGCATGGCGCTGGGCGCGGGCCTGTTCGGCTTCATCGACAGCCTCAAGCTGCGCGGTGGCGCCGAGAACGTCCACGCGATGCTGCTGCTGATCGCGATCCTGCTGGTCATCGTCTGCGTCTGGCAGCTCTACAAGAAGAAGTACATCCAGGCCGGCATCTCGGCGGCCTTCGCCGCGCTGCTGTTCGTCTGGTACGCGACGACGGACCAGGTGCCGAGCCAGTTCGTCGACGCGGCCCCGTACCTGACCACGCTGCTCGTGCTCGCCCTGTCGGCGCAGCGCCTGCGGATGCCCAAGGCGGACGGCATGCCGTACCGCAAGGGCCAGGGCAAGTGA
- a CDS encoding acyl-CoA mutase large subunit family protein, whose amino-acid sequence MASTESGIPVEPVYGPGDLTEWDPEVQLGAPGDFPYTRGIYPNMYTGRPWTMRQYAGFGTATESNARYRQLIAGGGTGLSVAFDLPTQMGHDSDAPLAHGEVGKVGVAVDSLDDMRTLLDSIPLDRVSTSMTINAPAALLLLLYQLVAEEQGIPGAQLTGTIQNDVLKEYIARGTYIFPPGPSLRLTADTFRYCRAEIPRWNTISISGYHMAEAGASPAQEVAFTLADGIAYVRTALAAGMAVDEFAPRLSFFFVARTTLLEEVAKFRAARRIWARVMREEFGARDPKSMMLRFHTQTAGVQLTAQQPELNLVRVAVQALAAVLGGTQSLHTNSFDEAIALPTEKSARLALRTQQVLAYETDVPHTVDPFAGSYAVERMTDELEAAALDLMRRVEEHGGAVAAIEAGFQKAEIERNAYRIARETDSGERVVVGVNRFALEREEPYEPLRVDPAIEERQCAALARLRAERDGAAVAAALGALREAAAGTENVLYPMKEALRARATVGEVCGALREVWGTYEPTGSTW is encoded by the coding sequence ATGGCCAGCACGGAGAGCGGAATCCCGGTCGAACCGGTCTACGGACCGGGCGATCTGACGGAATGGGACCCCGAGGTCCAATTGGGTGCACCTGGGGACTTCCCCTACACCCGAGGGATTTATCCGAACATGTACACCGGCCGGCCGTGGACGATGCGGCAGTACGCCGGCTTCGGCACGGCCACCGAGTCCAACGCCCGCTACCGGCAGCTGATCGCGGGCGGCGGCACCGGGCTGTCCGTCGCCTTCGACCTGCCGACCCAGATGGGCCACGACTCCGACGCACCCCTCGCCCACGGCGAGGTCGGCAAGGTCGGCGTCGCCGTCGACTCGCTCGACGACATGCGCACGCTCCTCGACTCGATCCCCCTCGACCGCGTCTCCACCTCCATGACCATCAACGCGCCCGCCGCGCTGCTCCTGCTGCTCTACCAGCTGGTCGCCGAGGAACAGGGCATCCCGGGCGCGCAGCTGACGGGCACGATCCAGAACGACGTGCTGAAGGAGTACATCGCCCGGGGGACGTACATCTTCCCGCCCGGCCCCTCGCTGCGGCTGACGGCCGACACCTTCCGCTACTGCCGGGCCGAGATCCCCCGCTGGAACACCATCTCCATCTCCGGCTACCACATGGCCGAAGCCGGCGCCTCGCCCGCGCAGGAGGTGGCCTTCACCCTCGCCGACGGCATCGCGTACGTCCGTACGGCCCTCGCGGCCGGCATGGCGGTCGACGAGTTCGCACCCCGGCTCTCCTTCTTCTTCGTCGCCCGCACCACCCTGCTGGAGGAGGTCGCGAAGTTCCGCGCGGCCCGGCGGATCTGGGCCCGCGTCATGCGGGAGGAGTTCGGGGCGCGGGACCCGAAGTCCATGATGCTGCGCTTCCACACCCAGACCGCCGGCGTCCAGCTCACCGCGCAGCAGCCCGAGCTGAACCTCGTACGCGTCGCCGTGCAGGCACTCGCCGCCGTGCTGGGCGGCACCCAGTCGCTGCACACCAACTCCTTCGACGAGGCGATCGCCCTGCCCACGGAGAAGTCGGCCCGCCTCGCACTGCGCACCCAGCAGGTCCTCGCGTACGAAACGGACGTACCGCACACCGTGGACCCCTTCGCCGGGTCGTACGCGGTGGAGCGGATGACGGACGAACTGGAGGCGGCGGCACTGGACCTGATGCGGCGGGTCGAGGAGCACGGGGGAGCCGTTGCCGCGATCGAGGCCGGCTTCCAGAAGGCGGAGATCGAGCGGAACGCCTACCGCATCGCGCGGGAGACCGACAGCGGGGAGCGCGTGGTGGTCGGGGTCAACCGCTTCGCCCTGGAGCGCGAGGAGCCGTACGAGCCGCTGCGCGTGGACCCGGCGATCGAGGAGCGCCAGTGCGCGGCGCTGGCGCGGCTGCGGGCGGAACGCGACGGGGCGGCGGTGGCGGCGGCACTCGGGGCGCTGCGGGAGGCGGCCGCGGGCACGGAGAACGTGCTGTACCCGATGAAGGAGGCCCTGCGCGCGCGGGCGACGGTCGGCGAGGTGTGCGGGGCGCTGCGGGAGGTCTGGGGGACGTACGAGCCCACCGGTTCCACATGGTGA
- a CDS encoding ABC transporter ATP-binding protein, which translates to MNASSPPPAVELHGITKRFPGVVANKDIAITVRKGTVHALIGENGAGKSTLMKILYGMQKPDEGTIAIDGEQVAFNTPGDAIARGIGMVHQHFMLADNLTVLENVVLGGEKLYGIGAKARKKIMEISDAYGLGVRPDALVEDLGVADRQRVEILKVLYRGAKILILDEPTAVLVPQEVDALFDNLRELKSEGLTVIFISHKLGEVLKVADDITVIRRGTTVGTADPKTATPKQLAELMVGAELPSPETRESTVTDVPMLQVSGLTVAAGDAVVAEPEVLAPAGVPDSATVEKAEAGRLLLDDVSLTIHKGEILGIAGVEGNGQTELIEALMGMMTPDAGVITLDGADITKTSVRKRREGGIGYIPEDRHRHGLLLESPLWENRILGHVTEAPNSKKGILDPKAARKDTERIVREYDVRTPGIDVTAASLSGGNQQKLIVGREMSHNPKFLIAAHPTRGVDVGAQAQIWDAIREARREGLAVLLISADLDELIGLSDTLRVIYRGRLVADADPATVTPEELGTAMTGAATGHLEATDNHSAAADGDTTEDEAR; encoded by the coding sequence ATCAACGCGTCCAGCCCGCCCCCCGCCGTAGAACTGCACGGCATCACAAAGCGCTTCCCCGGCGTCGTCGCCAACAAGGACATCGCGATCACCGTCCGTAAGGGCACGGTCCACGCCCTCATCGGTGAGAACGGCGCCGGCAAGTCGACCCTGATGAAGATCCTCTACGGCATGCAGAAGCCGGACGAGGGCACCATCGCCATCGACGGGGAACAGGTCGCCTTCAACACGCCCGGCGACGCCATCGCCCGCGGCATCGGCATGGTGCACCAGCACTTCATGCTCGCCGACAACCTCACCGTCCTGGAGAACGTCGTTCTCGGCGGCGAGAAGCTGTACGGCATCGGCGCCAAGGCGCGTAAGAAGATCATGGAGATCTCGGACGCGTACGGTCTCGGCGTGCGGCCCGACGCCCTCGTCGAGGACCTCGGCGTCGCCGACCGCCAGCGCGTGGAGATCCTCAAGGTCCTCTACCGCGGCGCGAAGATCCTCATCCTCGACGAGCCGACCGCCGTGCTCGTGCCGCAGGAGGTGGACGCGCTCTTCGACAACCTGCGCGAGCTCAAGTCCGAGGGCCTGACCGTCATCTTCATCTCGCACAAGCTGGGCGAGGTGCTGAAGGTCGCCGACGACATCACCGTCATCCGGCGCGGCACCACGGTCGGCACCGCCGACCCGAAGACCGCCACCCCCAAGCAGCTCGCCGAGCTGATGGTCGGTGCGGAGCTGCCCTCGCCCGAGACCCGCGAGTCGACCGTCACGGACGTCCCGATGCTCCAGGTGAGCGGACTGACCGTCGCCGCCGGCGACGCCGTCGTCGCCGAGCCGGAGGTCCTGGCCCCCGCGGGCGTCCCGGACTCCGCGACCGTCGAGAAGGCCGAGGCCGGCCGCCTCCTCCTGGACGACGTCAGCCTCACCATCCACAAGGGCGAGATCCTCGGTATCGCGGGCGTCGAGGGCAACGGCCAGACGGAGCTGATCGAGGCCCTGATGGGCATGATGACCCCCGACGCGGGCGTGATCACCCTCGACGGCGCGGACATCACCAAGACCTCGGTGCGCAAGCGCCGCGAGGGCGGCATCGGCTACATCCCCGAGGACCGCCACCGCCACGGCCTGCTGCTGGAGTCACCGCTCTGGGAGAACCGCATCCTCGGCCACGTCACCGAGGCGCCCAACTCCAAGAAGGGCATCCTCGACCCGAAGGCGGCCCGCAAGGACACCGAGCGGATCGTGCGCGAGTACGACGTGCGCACGCCCGGCATCGACGTCACCGCGGCCTCGCTCTCCGGAGGCAACCAGCAGAAGCTGATCGTCGGCCGCGAGATGAGCCACAACCCGAAGTTCCTCATCGCCGCCCACCCCACCCGCGGTGTGGACGTCGGCGCGCAGGCGCAGATCTGGGACGCCATCCGGGAAGCCCGCCGCGAGGGCCTGGCCGTGCTGCTGATCTCCGCCGACCTGGACGAGCTCATCGGCCTGTCCGACACCCTGCGCGTGATCTACCGCGGCCGCCTGGTCGCGGACGCCGACCCGGCGACCGTCACCCCCGAGGAGCTGGGCACCGCGATGACGGGCGCCGCCACGGGGCACCTGGAAGCAACCGACAACCACTCCGCCGCTGCCGACGGTGACACGACGGAGGACGAGGCCCGATGA
- a CDS encoding cytidine deaminase produces the protein MTAEHAVDWEALRTYAREAMTRAYAPYSGFPVGVAALVDDGRIVTGCNVENASYGLGLCAECGLVSSLQATGGGRLTHFTCVDGKGEILVPCGRCRQLLYEFGGDELLVETPDGILPLAAMLPQAFGPDHLR, from the coding sequence GTGACCGCGGAGCACGCGGTGGACTGGGAAGCCCTGCGGACGTACGCCCGGGAAGCGATGACCCGGGCGTACGCTCCCTACTCGGGCTTCCCGGTCGGGGTCGCGGCCCTCGTGGACGACGGCCGCATCGTGACCGGCTGCAACGTCGAGAACGCCAGCTACGGGCTGGGCCTGTGCGCCGAGTGCGGACTGGTCTCCTCCCTCCAGGCCACGGGCGGCGGCCGCCTCACGCACTTCACCTGCGTGGACGGCAAGGGCGAGATCCTCGTCCCGTGCGGGCGCTGCCGCCAGCTGCTCTACGAGTTCGGCGGCGACGAGCTGCTGGTGGAGACCCCGGACGGGATCCTGCCGCTCGCGGCGATGCTGCCGCAGGCCTTCGGACCCGACCACCTGAGATAG
- the leuE gene encoding leucine efflux protein LeuE produces MLGVTDLPTYLAGLVLIILLPGPNSLYVLSVAARRGVRTGYKAAAGVFTGDAVLMALTAVGAGALLRTSPLVFTVVKFLGAGYLAWLAVGMMRGAWALWRTRRERDDARAAGAADPAGNERPYRRALLISLLNPKAILFLMSFFVQFVDPSYAYPALSFLVLGGLLQAGSFLYLTLLIFGGTRLSESFRRRKRLSAGATSAAGVLFLGFAAKLATG; encoded by the coding sequence ATGCTGGGTGTCACCGATCTGCCGACGTACCTCGCCGGCCTCGTCCTGATCATTCTGTTGCCGGGACCGAACTCGCTCTACGTGCTGTCCGTCGCCGCCCGCCGCGGTGTGCGCACGGGCTACAAGGCCGCCGCCGGGGTGTTCACCGGCGACGCCGTGCTGATGGCGCTGACCGCCGTGGGCGCCGGGGCCCTGCTCCGGACGAGCCCGCTGGTCTTCACCGTGGTGAAGTTCCTCGGCGCGGGGTACCTGGCCTGGCTGGCCGTCGGGATGATGCGGGGCGCCTGGGCGCTGTGGCGCACGCGCCGGGAGCGGGACGACGCGCGGGCCGCGGGCGCCGCCGACCCGGCCGGCAACGAGCGGCCCTACCGCCGCGCCCTGCTGATCAGCCTCCTCAACCCGAAGGCCATCCTCTTCCTGATGTCCTTCTTCGTGCAGTTCGTGGACCCGTCCTACGCCTACCCGGCGCTGTCCTTCCTGGTCCTCGGCGGGCTGCTGCAGGCCGGCAGCTTCCTCTACCTGACGCTGCTGATATTCGGCGGCACCCGCCTGTCGGAGTCCTTCCGCCGCCGCAAGCGGCTGTCGGCCGGGGCGACGTCGGCGGCAGGCGTGCTGTTCCTGGGCTTCGCGGCCAAGCTCGCCACCGGCTGA